The following proteins come from a genomic window of Candidatus Binatus sp.:
- the lptF gene encoding LPS export ABC transporter permease LptF gives MRLAIPGFAIIDRYVAREVLGPFAVDVGLLTFALVTGKLLKLMDMVVNHGVSLGEVMGIIGYIMPAFLELTFPMAVLLGVLMGFGRMSSDQEMTAARACGISLYRLAVPVMLVALGVYALSSYFAFSLRPWANSNLRNKLYELSQTRTSAGLKEKVFNSNFPGLVVYVDEMSDTDSSLKGVMISDARDPHNQNTIIAKHGMIVPDPRDKSITLRLFHGSIFGAEPANNATHMTSFKTYDLSVRPESSLDVSDEDPGEMKYAALRADIKAARAKGKPDYAAETEMASKYTVPFATMLFALLGISLGLKPARGGHSERFGVSVALFFLYYSLMRVGETLAQRGKLDAWVAMSIPDIVFMALAFWFFYRAASDKGDQGRGPGDIIWDLVERYERSRRAA, from the coding sequence ATGAGACTAGCCATCCCAGGATTTGCGATTATCGACCGCTACGTCGCGCGCGAGGTGCTGGGGCCGTTCGCGGTCGACGTCGGCCTGCTGACCTTCGCGTTGGTCACGGGCAAGTTGCTCAAGCTGATGGACATGGTCGTCAATCACGGCGTCAGCCTGGGCGAGGTGATGGGGATCATCGGGTACATCATGCCGGCCTTTTTGGAGCTCACGTTTCCGATGGCGGTGCTGCTCGGAGTGTTGATGGGATTTGGGCGGATGTCGAGCGACCAGGAGATGACCGCGGCGCGCGCCTGCGGCATCAGCTTGTATCGGCTGGCGGTGCCGGTGATGCTGGTGGCGCTGGGCGTGTACGCGCTTTCGAGCTACTTCGCATTCTCGCTGAGGCCGTGGGCGAATTCCAATCTGCGCAACAAGCTCTACGAACTCAGCCAGACCCGGACCAGCGCCGGGCTGAAGGAAAAAGTCTTCAACAGCAATTTTCCCGGCCTGGTCGTTTATGTCGACGAGATGTCCGATACCGATTCCAGTTTGAAGGGCGTCATGATCTCGGACGCGCGCGATCCGCACAACCAGAACACGATAATCGCCAAGCACGGAATGATAGTGCCCGACCCGCGTGACAAGTCGATCACGCTGCGGCTGTTCCACGGTTCGATCTTCGGCGCCGAGCCCGCCAACAACGCCACTCACATGACCAGCTTCAAGACCTACGACCTCAGCGTCCGTCCCGAGTCGTCGCTGGACGTGAGCGATGAGGATCCGGGCGAAATGAAGTACGCGGCGCTGCGCGCCGACATCAAGGCGGCGCGCGCCAAAGGGAAACCTGACTACGCCGCCGAGACCGAGATGGCGAGCAAGTATACCGTCCCATTCGCCACGATGCTGTTCGCGCTGCTTGGGATCTCGCTCGGGCTCAAACCGGCGCGCGGCGGCCATTCGGAGCGTTTCGGCGTCAGCGTCGCGCTGTTCTTTCTCTATTACTCGCTGATGCGCGTGGGCGAGACGCTGGCGCAGCGCGGCAAGCTCGACGCGTGGGTCGCGATGAGCATCCCGGACATCGTATTCATGGCGCTGGCGTTCTGGTTCTTCTATCGCGCCGCGTCCGACAAGGGGGACCAGGGCCGCGGCCCCGGCGACATCATCTGGGATCTGGTCGAGCGCTACGAACGCAGCAGGCGGGCCGCATGA
- the rlmB gene encoding 23S rRNA (guanosine(2251)-2'-O)-methyltransferase RlmB has protein sequence MRDFRDKGRTPRFNRNAPAPPRRHSPPSSPKPAAAPAPARDYRRADAGEREPRRAGGNDREIVYGVEPIRELVAAAPGSIRVLYVKSGDERRFAAEIDLVRTGAGRVEFLDDAGLERLAGPAARHQGIAALMREYEYTPLEQILIDQPDPIVLVDGVTDPRNLGALMRSAEGAGAGAIVIAKDRTAGITPAAIKSSAGAWIHLKIARCGNVARTIEQLKEAGYWTAALAPGGDTSIYALDTSRKLAIIVGSEGRGIRDIVKKGADFVVGIPMRGKVGSLNVSVAAAVALFEIARRRCAASQAG, from the coding sequence ATGAGAGACTTTCGCGACAAGGGCCGCACTCCACGCTTCAACCGCAACGCGCCGGCTCCGCCGCGCCGTCATTCGCCCCCGTCCAGTCCCAAGCCTGCCGCGGCGCCGGCCCCTGCGCGCGATTATCGGCGTGCGGACGCGGGCGAGCGCGAGCCTCGGCGCGCCGGCGGCAACGATCGCGAAATAGTCTATGGGGTCGAGCCAATCCGCGAGCTGGTCGCCGCCGCGCCCGGCTCGATTCGAGTGCTCTACGTGAAATCCGGCGACGAGCGGCGCTTCGCGGCTGAGATCGACCTCGTCAGAACCGGCGCAGGCCGCGTCGAATTCCTCGATGACGCCGGATTGGAGCGATTGGCGGGACCGGCCGCCCGCCATCAGGGGATTGCGGCCCTGATGCGCGAGTACGAGTACACGCCGCTCGAGCAGATTCTCATCGACCAGCCCGATCCGATCGTGCTGGTGGACGGCGTCACCGATCCGCGCAACCTGGGCGCGCTGATGCGCTCGGCGGAAGGCGCCGGCGCCGGCGCGATCGTCATCGCCAAGGACCGAACGGCGGGCATCACGCCCGCGGCGATCAAGTCGTCGGCCGGTGCGTGGATACATCTGAAGATCGCGCGATGCGGCAACGTCGCCCGCACCATCGAGCAGTTGAAAGAGGCAGGCTATTGGACCGCGGCGCTCGCGCCCGGCGGCGATACGTCGATCTACGCGCTCGACACCTCGCGCAAGCTCGCGATCATCGTCGGTTCCGAGGGGCGCGGCATTCGCGACATCGTGAAGAAGGGTGCGGATTTTGTCGTGGGCATCCCGATGCGCGGGAAAGTCGGCTCGCTCAACGTGTCGGTCGCCGCCGCGGTGGCGCTGTTCGAAATCGCCCGCCGCCGTTGCGCCGCGAGTCAGGCAGGTTAG
- the rpmG gene encoding 50S ribosomal protein L33, translated as MRDLISLSCDGCKSRNYTTTKNKKTQTDKFSIKKFCPKCRAHTLHKEGKVS; from the coding sequence ATGAGAGATCTGATTTCGCTTTCGTGCGACGGTTGCAAATCGCGCAACTACACCACGACCAAGAACAAGAAGACGCAGACCGACAAATTTTCAATCAAGAAATTCTGTCCGAAGTGCCGCGCGCACACGCTGCACAAGGAAGGCAAAGTTTCTTGA
- the secE gene encoding preprotein translocase subunit SecE, with protein sequence MDSLKSYFNQGVSFVTEAWTELAKVHYPSPKETMQATIVVVGLTFVMALWLGVIDFFAVRGVQMLLR encoded by the coding sequence ATGGATAGTCTGAAAAGTTACTTCAATCAGGGCGTAAGTTTCGTCACGGAAGCATGGACGGAGCTTGCCAAGGTCCATTACCCCTCGCCCAAGGAAACCATGCAGGCCACGATTGTGGTCGTGGGTTTGACGTTTGTGATGGCTTTGTGGCTCGGAGTGATCGACTTTTTCGCGGTTCGCGGCGTGCAGATGCTGCTCCGCTAG
- the nusG gene encoding transcription termination/antitermination protein NusG — protein sequence MTEPITETAKPAMKWYVVHTYSGYEHKAKAALEERVRSLHKEDKIGKVLVPIERVQELGKGGARKVSSRKFFPGYIFVQMVLDDETWHVIKNTPKITGFVGHSTNPPEVPTSEVAEIEQQMEEGALRPKPKVLFEVGEAIKVVDGPFQDFNGTVEEVKPEKGKVRVLISIFGRATPVELDFVQVEKA from the coding sequence ATGACTGAACCGATTACCGAGACCGCCAAGCCCGCGATGAAGTGGTATGTCGTCCATACCTACTCGGGCTACGAGCACAAGGCCAAGGCCGCGCTCGAGGAGCGGGTGCGCTCGCTCCACAAGGAAGACAAAATCGGCAAGGTGCTGGTGCCCATTGAGCGGGTGCAGGAACTCGGCAAGGGCGGCGCGCGCAAGGTCTCCAGCCGCAAGTTTTTCCCCGGCTACATCTTCGTGCAGATGGTGCTCGACGACGAGACCTGGCACGTCATCAAGAACACGCCGAAAATTACCGGCTTCGTCGGGCATTCCACCAATCCGCCCGAAGTTCCGACGTCCGAAGTCGCAGAGATCGAGCAGCAGATGGAAGAAGGGGCGCTGCGGCCCAAGCCCAAGGTGCTGTTCGAGGTGGGCGAGGCGATCAAAGTGGTTGACGGCCCTTTCCAGGACTTCAACGGCACCGTCGAGGAAGTCAAGCCGGAAAAGGGCAAAGTGCGCGTTCTGATCTCGATCTTCGGCCGCGCGACTCCGGTCGAACTGGACTTTGTGCAGGTAGAGAAGGCCTGA
- the rplK gene encoding 50S ribosomal protein L11 — translation MAKKVVGSIKLQIPAGAANPSPPVGPALGQRGVNIMEFCKAFNAQTQNMQGLVIPVIVTVYADRSFTFITKSPPASILLLRAAGIEKGSPMPNKNKVGKVTRAQVEEIAKTKLKDLTAADLAAAVNTVSGTARSMGIDVTD, via the coding sequence GTGGCTAAGAAAGTAGTCGGATCGATCAAGCTGCAGATTCCGGCCGGCGCGGCCAATCCCTCGCCGCCGGTGGGACCCGCGCTCGGACAGCGCGGCGTCAATATCATGGAGTTCTGCAAGGCCTTCAACGCCCAGACCCAGAACATGCAGGGTCTGGTCATCCCGGTGATAGTCACCGTTTATGCCGACCGCTCGTTCACCTTCATCACCAAGAGCCCGCCCGCGTCGATTCTGCTGCTGCGCGCCGCGGGAATCGAAAAGGGCTCGCCGATGCCCAACAAGAACAAGGTCGGCAAGGTCACGCGCGCGCAGGTCGAGGAAATCGCCAAGACCAAGCTCAAGGACCTGACCGCGGCCGACCTGGCTGCCGCCGTCAATACCGTTTCGGGCACCGCGCGCAGCATGGGCATCGACGTCACGGATTAA
- the rplA gene encoding 50S ribosomal protein L1, with product MAGKKYKEAAKKIDREKRYTLEEAVKLVVDNKVAKFDETVEIAVRLGVDPRQADQNVRGTIVLPHGTGAVARVLVVAKGEKEREAREAGADFVGGDEIIKKIQEENWLDFDRVIATPDMMGQVGRIGKILGPRGLMPNPKVGTVTFDVAKAVAEIKAGKVDYRVDKAGVVHARVGKLSFGASKLLDNVRAILGAIVRSKPASAKGNYVRSVAISSTMGPGVRVDTAQAAAKALAAAA from the coding sequence ATGGCAGGCAAGAAATACAAAGAAGCGGCCAAGAAGATCGATCGCGAAAAACGCTACACGCTCGAAGAAGCGGTCAAGCTGGTCGTCGATAACAAGGTCGCCAAGTTCGACGAGACCGTCGAGATAGCGGTGCGGCTCGGCGTCGATCCGCGCCAGGCCGACCAGAACGTGCGCGGCACTATCGTGCTGCCGCATGGAACCGGCGCGGTGGCGCGCGTGCTGGTGGTCGCCAAGGGCGAGAAGGAGCGCGAGGCGCGCGAGGCGGGTGCCGACTTCGTCGGCGGCGACGAGATCATAAAGAAGATCCAGGAAGAGAACTGGCTCGACTTCGACCGCGTCATCGCCACCCCCGACATGATGGGCCAGGTCGGACGGATCGGCAAGATTCTCGGGCCCCGCGGCCTGATGCCCAATCCCAAGGTCGGCACCGTCACCTTCGATGTCGCCAAGGCGGTCGCCGAGATCAAGGCCGGCAAGGTGGACTACCGCGTGGACAAGGCCGGCGTCGTGCATGCGCGGGTGGGCAAGCTGAGTTTCGGCGCGTCGAAGCTGCTCGACAACGTGCGCGCGATCCTCGGCGCGATCGTTCGCTCCAAGCCGGCCAGCGCCAAGGGAAATTACGTTCGCAGCGTAGCGATTTCCTCGACGATGGGCCCGGGAGTGCGGGTCGATACGGCGCAGGCGGCGGCCAAGGCGCTCGCGGCGGCCGCGTAA
- the rplJ gene encoding 50S ribosomal protein L10 encodes MKKSEKTALVEDLNQSFVRASIALVSEYRGMTAAESTEMRKRLRAVRGEMRVAKNTLVRRAIKGTAYEALDSNLGGQIGLILSYEDPVVLAKTFASFGPLGEKLKLRGAVLDGKALTPAQVQALASLPPRAVVFGQLLGLLNAPATQLVRLLNEPGSYLARVIDAIGKKNGAAAAAPAAASSEPAPEAAAPASEG; translated from the coding sequence ATGAAGAAATCAGAGAAAACCGCGCTGGTCGAAGATCTTAACCAGAGTTTCGTCCGCGCCAGTATCGCGCTCGTGTCCGAATACCGCGGGATGACGGCGGCGGAATCGACCGAGATGCGCAAGCGCCTGCGCGCCGTGCGCGGCGAGATGCGCGTGGCCAAGAACACCCTTGTCCGCCGCGCGATCAAGGGCACCGCCTACGAGGCGCTCGACAGCAACCTCGGCGGACAGATCGGGCTCATCCTCAGTTACGAGGATCCGGTGGTACTGGCCAAGACCTTCGCCTCGTTCGGGCCGCTGGGCGAGAAGCTCAAGCTCCGCGGTGCGGTGCTCGACGGCAAGGCGCTCACGCCCGCGCAAGTGCAGGCGCTGGCAAGCTTGCCGCCGCGCGCGGTGGTTTTCGGCCAGTTGCTCGGCCTGCTGAATGCGCCGGCGACTCAGTTGGTCCGCTTGCTCAACGAGCCGGGCTCGTACCTGGCGCGCGTGATCGACGCGATTGGAAAAAAGAACGGCGCCGCCGCGGCGGCGCCGGCCGCAGCTTCATCGGAGCCTGCGCCTGAAGCCGCGGCGCCCGCGTCTGAGGGCTGA
- the rplL gene encoding 50S ribosomal protein L7/L12, with protein sequence MAEAQLSRDQVKDYLKNLSLIDAAALVKELETELGVSAAAPVAVAAAPAAGGAAAAAPEKEEFNVVLTGSGDKKIQVIKVVRELTGLGLKEAKDLVDGAPKAVKEGVNKAEAEEIKKKLEAAGGSVELK encoded by the coding sequence ATGGCAGAAGCACAACTCAGCCGCGATCAGGTGAAGGATTATCTGAAGAACCTCAGCCTGATCGATGCAGCGGCGCTGGTTAAGGAACTCGAGACCGAGCTCGGCGTATCGGCGGCGGCTCCGGTCGCGGTGGCTGCCGCTCCGGCGGCCGGCGGTGCGGCCGCGGCGGCGCCCGAGAAAGAAGAGTTCAACGTCGTGCTGACGGGCTCGGGCGACAAGAAGATCCAGGTGATCAAGGTCGTGCGCGAATTGACCGGACTCGGCCTCAAGGAGGCCAAGGACCTGGTCGATGGAGCGCCGAAGGCGGTCAAAGAAGGCGTCAACAAAGCCGAGGCCGAAGAGATCAAGAAGAAGCTCGAAGCCGCCGGCGGCAGCGTGGAGCTGAAGTAG
- the rpoB gene encoding DNA-directed RNA polymerase subunit beta codes for MAQVHVTSNLRIRRSFGKIKKIIEIPNLIEIQKRSYDDFLQVGVSTEDRADVGLQAVFKSVFPIKDFNETASLEFVSYELGTPKYDVEECHQRGMTYAAPLKVKIQLVIWDVENGRRSIKNVKEQEVYFGEIPLMTGNGTFMVNGTERVIVSQLHRSPGVFFEHDKGRTHSTGKLLYSARIIPYRGSWIDFEFDPRDVLYVRIDRRRKFPATVLLRALGMTTEDLLNYYYRKDVIVLDPRQYTKQFVADHLLGSRVSRDVKDPKSGEVIAREGRKFNKAIVRAMEQAKISEVPIALDEIVGRVSAHDIVDSTTGEVLIGTNEDLTEETLEKLKAHGVKKLEVLFTEDAPGGGPLRLTLAQDKLGTPEEAVIEIYRRLRPGDPPTQETATTFFNNLFFNAERYDLSKVGRLKLNHKLKIDVPLEQGTLRREDILEVVRYLMELKNGNGQVDDIDHLGNRRVRAVGELVENQFRIGLVRMERAIKERMSLQDIETLMPQELVNYKPASAVIKEFFGSSQLSQFMDQTNPLSEIAHKRRLSALGPGGLTRERAGFEVRDVHPTHYGRVCPIETPEGPNIGLIAALSTYARVNEYGFIETPYREVENNRVTDRIVYLSALDEEDKVIAQANAQLDSHGRFTADLVSARIGGESTVVRAEDVQYMDVSPNQLVSVAASLIPFLENDDANRALMGSNMQRQAVPLLKPDAPLVGTGLEGTVGRDSGVTVVGKRDGVVESVDAERIVVRADKQSKDLRDAGVDIYNLIKYQRSNQNTCINQRPIVVKGERVKSGDVLADGPSTDMGELALGRNVLVAFMPWGGYNFEDSILISERVVKEDLFTSVHIEEFECIARDTKLGPEEITRDIPNVGEEALKDLDQSGIIRIGAEVRPQDILVGKITPKGETQLSPEEKLLRAIFGEKAGEVRDTSLRVPPGVEGTVIDGRVFSRRGVLKDERTQEIEVLEAERLKQDEAEEVRIIRQETLRKLKKSLAGKKLAGRVMSDERKELLKKGDPLSAEELEELPPTLWGQVRVENESAQEEAAQAIAAMNANVEAVQNHYGAKVERLKAGDELAPGVIKMIKVFVAIKRRLQVGDKMAGRHGNKGVLSRILPEEDMPCMADGTPVDIVLNPLGVPSRMNVGQILETHLGWAARELGHKIAEDLRNGVSAAQLKRRLKEIYPEKESHEFIDELAEPDIFKLAAKALAGVHVASPVFDGAREEEIFQLLKRADLPETGQATLHDGRTGLPFEQPVTVGVMYMMKLHHLVEDKIHARSTGPYSLVTQQPLGGKAQFGGQRLGEMEVWALEAYGAAYTLQEMLTVKSDDVAGRTRMYEAIVKGENTLEPGLPESFNVMVKELQSLCLNMELLEQPQRA; via the coding sequence ATGGCCCAGGTTCATGTAACGAGCAATCTTCGCATTCGCCGCTCCTTCGGCAAGATCAAGAAGATCATCGAGATTCCGAATCTGATCGAGATTCAGAAGCGCTCGTATGACGATTTCCTGCAGGTTGGCGTTTCGACCGAGGACCGCGCGGACGTAGGTCTGCAGGCGGTCTTCAAGTCGGTCTTTCCAATCAAGGATTTCAACGAGACCGCGTCGCTCGAGTTCGTCTCCTACGAGCTGGGCACGCCCAAGTACGACGTCGAGGAATGCCATCAGCGCGGCATGACCTACGCGGCGCCGCTGAAGGTCAAGATTCAGCTCGTCATCTGGGACGTCGAGAACGGGCGGCGCTCGATCAAGAACGTCAAGGAGCAGGAAGTTTACTTCGGCGAGATTCCGCTGATGACCGGCAACGGCACCTTCATGGTCAACGGCACCGAGCGCGTCATCGTGTCGCAGTTGCATCGCTCGCCCGGAGTATTTTTCGAGCACGACAAGGGCCGCACCCATTCCACCGGCAAGCTTTTGTACTCGGCGCGAATCATTCCGTATCGCGGCAGCTGGATCGACTTCGAATTCGACCCGCGCGACGTGCTCTACGTGCGCATCGATCGGCGCCGCAAGTTTCCCGCCACCGTGCTGCTGCGCGCGCTCGGCATGACCACCGAGGATCTCCTCAACTACTACTACCGCAAGGACGTAATCGTCCTCGACCCCAGGCAGTACACCAAGCAGTTCGTCGCCGACCATCTGCTCGGCTCGCGGGTCAGCCGCGACGTCAAGGATCCCAAGTCGGGCGAGGTTATCGCGCGCGAGGGCCGCAAGTTCAACAAAGCCATCGTGCGCGCGATGGAGCAGGCGAAGATCAGCGAGGTTCCGATCGCGCTCGACGAGATTGTCGGCCGCGTCTCCGCGCACGATATCGTCGATTCCACCACCGGCGAGGTGCTGATTGGCACCAACGAGGATCTGACCGAGGAAACCCTCGAGAAGCTCAAGGCTCACGGGGTAAAAAAGCTCGAAGTGCTGTTCACCGAGGACGCGCCCGGCGGCGGCCCGCTGCGCCTGACGCTCGCCCAGGACAAGCTCGGCACTCCCGAAGAAGCCGTAATCGAGATCTACCGCCGCCTGCGTCCCGGCGACCCGCCGACCCAGGAAACGGCGACCACCTTCTTCAACAACCTGTTCTTCAACGCCGAGCGTTACGACCTGTCCAAGGTCGGGCGCCTCAAGCTCAATCACAAGCTCAAGATTGACGTGCCGCTCGAGCAGGGCACGCTGCGCCGCGAGGACATCCTCGAAGTCGTCCGCTACCTGATGGAGCTCAAGAACGGCAACGGCCAGGTTGACGATATCGACCATCTGGGCAACCGCCGCGTGCGCGCGGTCGGAGAGCTGGTCGAGAACCAGTTCCGCATCGGGCTGGTCCGGATGGAGCGCGCGATCAAAGAGCGGATGAGCCTGCAGGACATCGAGACCCTGATGCCGCAGGAGCTGGTCAACTACAAGCCGGCTTCCGCCGTGATCAAGGAGTTCTTCGGCTCCTCGCAATTGTCGCAGTTCATGGATCAGACCAATCCGCTGAGCGAAATCGCGCACAAGCGCCGCCTGTCCGCGCTTGGACCCGGCGGTCTGACCCGCGAGCGCGCCGGCTTCGAAGTCCGCGACGTTCACCCGACCCATTACGGCCGCGTCTGCCCGATTGAAACGCCCGAGGGCCCCAATATCGGACTTATCGCGGCGCTCTCGACCTACGCGCGGGTCAACGAATACGGCTTCATCGAGACCCCGTACCGCGAAGTCGAAAACAATCGCGTCACCGATCGAATCGTCTATCTGTCCGCGCTCGACGAGGAAGACAAGGTCATCGCGCAGGCCAACGCGCAGCTCGACTCGCACGGCCGCTTCACCGCCGACCTTGTCTCGGCGCGCATCGGCGGCGAGTCCACCGTGGTCCGCGCCGAGGACGTCCAGTACATGGACGTGTCGCCCAACCAGCTGGTCTCGGTGGCCGCGTCCTTGATCCCGTTTCTTGAAAACGACGACGCCAATCGCGCCCTGATGGGATCGAACATGCAGCGCCAGGCCGTTCCGCTGCTCAAGCCCGACGCGCCCCTGGTCGGCACGGGCCTGGAGGGCACGGTCGGCCGCGACTCGGGCGTTACCGTGGTCGGCAAGCGCGACGGGGTCGTCGAAAGCGTCGATGCCGAGCGAATAGTGGTGCGCGCCGACAAGCAGAGCAAGGATCTGCGCGACGCCGGCGTCGATATCTACAACCTGATCAAGTATCAGCGCTCGAATCAGAACACCTGCATCAATCAGCGCCCGATCGTGGTCAAGGGCGAGCGGGTCAAGTCCGGCGACGTGCTGGCCGACGGACCGTCCACCGACATGGGCGAGCTGGCGCTGGGCCGCAACGTGCTGGTCGCGTTCATGCCGTGGGGCGGCTACAACTTCGAAGATTCGATCCTGATTTCCGAGCGGGTGGTCAAGGAAGACCTGTTCACCTCGGTGCATATCGAGGAATTCGAATGCATCGCGCGCGACACCAAGCTCGGACCCGAGGAAATCACCCGCGACATTCCCAACGTCGGCGAAGAGGCGCTCAAGGACCTCGACCAAAGCGGCATCATCCGCATCGGCGCCGAAGTCCGCCCGCAGGACATCCTGGTCGGCAAGATCACGCCCAAGGGCGAGACCCAGCTTTCTCCCGAAGAGAAACTGCTGCGCGCCATCTTCGGCGAGAAGGCCGGCGAGGTCCGCGACACCAGCCTGCGCGTGCCGCCGGGCGTCGAAGGCACCGTTATCGACGGCCGCGTGTTCTCGCGCCGCGGAGTGTTGAAGGACGAACGCACCCAGGAAATCGAAGTGCTCGAGGCCGAACGTCTCAAGCAGGATGAAGCCGAGGAAGTCCGAATCATCCGCCAGGAAACTCTGCGCAAGCTCAAGAAGTCGCTGGCCGGCAAGAAGCTCGCCGGACGCGTGATGTCCGATGAGCGCAAGGAGCTGCTCAAGAAGGGCGACCCGCTCAGCGCCGAGGAACTCGAGGAATTGCCGCCGACGCTATGGGGCCAGGTCCGCGTCGAGAACGAATCGGCGCAGGAGGAAGCGGCGCAGGCGATCGCGGCGATGAACGCGAACGTCGAGGCGGTGCAGAATCATTACGGCGCCAAGGTCGAGCGCTTGAAGGCTGGCGACGAGCTCGCGCCGGGCGTCATCAAGATGATCAAGGTCTTCGTCGCCATCAAGCGCCGCCTCCAGGTCGGCGACAAGATGGCCGGGCGCCACGGCAACAAGGGCGTGCTCTCGCGCATCCTGCCCGAGGAAGACATGCCGTGCATGGCCGATGGGACCCCGGTCGATATCGTGCTCAATCCGCTCGGCGTGCCGTCGCGCATGAACGTCGGCCAGATTCTCGAGACGCATCTGGGATGGGCGGCGCGCGAACTCGGCCACAAAATCGCCGAAGACTTGCGCAACGGCGTCAGCGCCGCGCAGCTCAAGCGGCGGCTTAAGGAAATCTACCCCGAAAAAGAAAGCCACGAGTTTATCGACGAGCTGGCCGAGCCCGATATCTTCAAGCTCGCGGCCAAGGCGCTGGCGGGCGTGCACGTGGCGTCGCCCGTGTTCGACGGCGCGCGCGAAGAGGAAATATTCCAGTTGCTCAAACGCGCCGATTTGCCCGAGACCGGCCAGGCTACCCTGCACGACGGACGCACCGGCTTGCCCTTCGAGCAGCCGGTCACGGTCGGCGTCATGTACATGATGAAGCTGCATCACCTGGTCGAAGACAAGATTCACGCGCGTTCGACCGGTCCCTACAGCCTGGTTACGCAGCAGCCGCTGGGCGGCAAGGCTCAGTTCGGCGGGCAGCGGCTCGGTGAAATGGAAGTGTGGGCGCTGGAAGCTTACGGCGCCGCCTACACCTTGCAGGAGATGCTCACGGTTAAGTCCGACGACGTGGCGGGACGAACCCGGATGTACGAAGCGATCGTCAAGGGCGAGAACACGCTGGAGCCCGGACTGCCCGAGTCGTTCAACGTTATGGTCAAGGAGCTCCAGTCGCTGTGCCTGAACATGGAGCTGCTCGAGCAGCCGCAAAGGGCTTAA